GGTGCCGCCGCGCGCGTTCCCGCAGGTTTCCCGACAGTTGGCGGATTGCGGTCTGGCGAAGTCCGACAAGGGCGCTTGGCGTCGTGTGATCATCGAGAAACCGTTCGGGCATGATCTGGCCAGCGCTAAGGAGCTGGATCGTGTGGTTTCCGAGGTGTTCGACCCATCGAGTGTGTTCCGTATCGATCATTATCTCGGTAAGGAGACGGTGCAGAATATTCTGGCGCTTCGTTTCGCGAACGCCATGTATGAGCCGATTTGGAACAATAATTACGTCGACCATGTGCAGATTACCCACGCCGAGGATATCGGCGTGGCCGGTCGTGCCGGATACTATGACGGCATCGGTGCCGCACGCGACATCATCCAGAACCACCTGCTGCAGCTCATGGCATTGACGGCCATGGAGGAGCCGGTCTCCTTCTCCGCCGCTGATCTGACGGCTGAAAAGACGAAGGTGCTGTCCGCAGTGCGCTTGCCGAAGGATCTGGCGGCGCATACGGCCCGCGGACAGTATGCCGCCGGATGGCAGGGTTCTCATGAGGTTGTCGGCTATTTGGATGAGAAGGGCATTAATCCGGCTTCAACCACAGAGACTTACGCAGCGATCCGACTGGATGTCGATACGCGCCGTTGGGCCGGCGTGCCGTTCTACCTGCGTACGGGCAAACGTTTGGGCAAGCGTGTCACGGAGATTGCCGTGGTGTTCAAGCGTGCCCCGCATCTGCCGTTCGAGTCGACCGCAACGAAGGAGCTCGGCAAGAATGCGATCGTGATCCGCGTGCAGCCCGATGAGGGTGTGACCATGCGGTTCGGCGCGAAGGTGCCGGGTGGCACGTCGATGGAGGTCCGTGACGTGTCGATGGACTTCGGTTACGGCCGTTCGTTCACCGAATCGTCTCCGGAAGCCTATGAACGTCTGATTCTTGACGTATTGCTGGGCGATCCGCCACTGTTCCCAACCACACGCGAAGTGGAATTGAGCTGGCAGATCCTCGATCCGATCGAAGAGTTCTGGTCCACGCTTGGCCAGCCGCAGCCGTATCGTTCCGGAACGT
This window of the Bifidobacterium pseudocatenulatum DSM 20438 = JCM 1200 = LMG 10505 genome carries:
- the zwf gene encoding glucose-6-phosphate dehydrogenase; this encodes MRHMTETVSSVLGTPEEWTNPLRDPRDLRLPRIAGPCSIVIFGVTGDLSRKKLLPAIYDLANRGLLPPSFGLTGFARRDWTEDHFKDFVKENVQAHCRTPFKEATWKQLADGIRFVQGTFDDPKAFERLSNTVAELDRDRGTRGNHAFYMSVPPRAFPQVSRQLADCGLAKSDKGAWRRVIIEKPFGHDLASAKELDRVVSEVFDPSSVFRIDHYLGKETVQNILALRFANAMYEPIWNNNYVDHVQITHAEDIGVAGRAGYYDGIGAARDIIQNHLLQLMALTAMEEPVSFSAADLTAEKTKVLSAVRLPKDLAAHTARGQYAAGWQGSHEVVGYLDEKGINPASTTETYAAIRLDVDTRRWAGVPFYLRTGKRLGKRVTEIAVVFKRAPHLPFESTATKELGKNAIVIRVQPDEGVTMRFGAKVPGGTSMEVRDVSMDFGYGRSFTESSPEAYERLILDVLLGDPPLFPTTREVELSWQILDPIEEFWSTLGQPQPYRSGTWGPQEAVEMLARDGHRWRMP